GCCACAAGAGAGGGGAAGCGCCCGCTAACATCTATTTTATCAAGGTGTTATGCGCGGGGTGAGTTTCCATGGTTAAGAGTGGCAACTATCATATTCTACTGCAAATAAAAGGTACTCAGTAGTTTAACCGGACAGTTCTGATCTATATTCTCAGTAAATTCATGGTTTAATTACCCCGATTTCAATCATTCATGAAAGGGAGCCTGTCTATGCGCTGTGCAAGGATGTTTCCGGTATGGTGTGTCTTCTTTTTATTTTCCACGGCTGTTGTTTTCCCCCAGACGGAGGGCTGGTATACCGAAGGGGATTTCGCGCCGACAAAACGCATCAGGGTCACAGTGACCAACACGCTCGACATGAATCGTAAGGACTGCCCGGTGGTTATCACGCGCGCTCAGTCGCCGGTGGCAAGCACATACGAGGCCGATGTTTTCGTGATCGACCCGACGCTTCCCTCGCAGCCCGAGCCGACTCTCGATCAGAAGAAGGCGACCGGCAGCGGCATTTCACTCAAGGAGACCAACGGCCACCATATAGCGTACCAGCTCGATGACCTCGACAAGGACGGTGTCTGGGACGAACTGTTCTTCATGAGCGATTTCAAGCCCCGCGAAACGAAGACGTTTTTCGTGTACATCGGCACGAACGACCGGGGTATCTTCGCCCACGAGACCCATGCCGAGATCGGCGCCTACGGCCGTCACATCGTCCCCTGGTGGGAATCGAAAGTCATGGGCTGGAAGCTCTGGTATTTCAGCGATGTCGACCTCTACGGCAAACGTGAGCCGATGCTCGTGTCGAACCACGAGAACACATCGAACATCTCCGGATATACCGCCGGTTCTGTCTACGGCAACGACATCATGACCGTGGAGGATTCGTTCGGCGCCGGGGGAATATGCCTCTTCGAGGACACGGCGAAACCGACCGCAGTATCACGCCCCCGGTACAGCCCGTTCCGCGGGAAGGGGCAGGTGCAGGACACCCGGTATGCGTTCGATACGGTGGTGAACGGCCCGCTGCGGAGCATGATCCGCGTCCACATCATGAACTGGCGCTCCGGCTCCGGCGCGTACGAGCTCGAACAGCTCTACACGGCGTACAGGGACAAGAGCTATTCCACCTGCATGGTGCGGTTTCTGAAATTCTTCCCCGAAAAGAACGGCACGACATTCGGCTGCGCCATCAGGAAACTCATGAACGAGGAGCGCTCGTACCATAAGGGCGGAGTCATCATGTCCTTCGCCAAAAATGTCGACATTTTCGATCCCGATGTCCAGCGCGAGTTCGAGACACGGCTCAATGTCGCCTTCATCGGCACCGCGCTTGTCATGAAGGACAGCTACAAGCCCGAGTACCGGTACATCGACGATTCCTACGGCGCTCATGCGTTCTCCCTGCCGGTGAACGACAGCAGTCTGGCATACGAATATCTCATCGCCGCGGGGTGGAGCGACGGCTCGGTCAATAAAACCGCGCAGGAATTCGAGACCTATGTGCTCGATACCGCGAAGGAGTACAACAATCCGGTGGTGGTCAAATCCCTTGCGCCGGAAACAAAATAGGAATTACCGTTAAAGTTCGGGACAATCCGGCAGCGCCCGACAGGAGGCGTATTATGAGCTGGCTTGATTTCGAAATAATGTCCATCATGTTTAAAATCCGTGATATAATGACCCCATCGGAAAAAGTCCTCGTTGAAGCGGGAGCTTCGTACCGTCGAAACCGGTCTTACCGACTGTGCAACCGGTCTTAACGATGGTGATGTCGATGTTGCGCTGCTTTATGACACGTTTCACGACCTGGAAAAACCTGCGGCGGTGCTCCGGGAACTTCACCGTGTCCTGAAGCCTGGTGGCATCCTGTCATTCAGCGACCACCACATGAAGGAACCCGACATACTGGCCGGAATTGCCGCAGGCGGGCTGTTTGCACTGCTCAGGCGCGGGGAAAAGACATATACGTTTGCGAAACAGGGGTGAGCCGGTACTGCAAGAAGGCGATTTACAGGCATATTCTTATTCAGGGGGTAGATTATGAAGAAACTGCTGATTGTGCCTGCTGTTCTGGTTATTATCGCATGTGTGCTGTTTTTCTTTTTCATGCCGAAAGGTCCTGATCTTTCGCAGTTCGACTTTCTTAAAAATCCGAGGATAACGGAGCTGCAGAACCAGAAAATGCTGGTCGTTGAAGCCACGGGCGATCCGAATACTGCCGGAGGGAAAGCGTTCGGTACCCTTTTCAAAACATATTTTAAAATCAAGGGGATTCCGAAGGGCCCGCATATGCCTGCACCCCGTGCCCGGTGGCCGTTGTCCCTTGACACGCCGAAGTCGGAATGGACCGGTGTCTATGCACTGCCGGTTCCCGAAAACACGACGGAGCTTCCCGAAGTGAAACACGCGCCGGAGATAACCGTTTCGCTCGCGACATGGGAGTACGGCGAAGTGGCGGAAATTCTCCACATCGGCCCCTATACCAGTGAAGAACCCACGGTAAAAAGGCTCATGGATTTCATCGGGCAGCAGGGGTATGCTGTCACCGGCAACCACGAGGAAGAATACATAAAAGGGCCGGGGATGTTTTTCAAGGGAAACCCGGAGAAATACTACACTATCATACGGTACCGCGTAAAAAAACAGAAAATGTAAGCCCATCCTGCATTGAGACGGCCGCCGGGTGATGTACGGAATACCGGCAGACCGTGAATAGACCGGAAAGCAAGGATAAAGAGAATGACTCCCGCAGTCACAGCGGCACAGAAGGCGAAGATACCGTTTACGCTCCACGAGTACGAGCACAATCCCGCCGCCTCCTCGTTCGGCGAAGAAGCAGCCCGTGCGCTCGGTGTGAGCGAGGACCGTGTGTTCAAGACCCTCATCGTGGCGCTCGACGGCCAGAAAAGCCGTCTTGCGGTCGCGATTGTACCCGTCTCGAAGCAGCTCGACCTCAAGGTTTTTGCGGCTGTCATTGGCGCAAGAAAAGCAGAAATGGCCGATACCAGGGAAGCAGAGCGCGCCACGGGGTATGTCGTGGGCGGCATCAGCCCCCTCGGACAGCGGAAACGTCTCCCGACGGTTGTCGATGTGTCGGCAGATATGTTCGATACGGTGTATGTGAGCGCCGGGAAACGGGGACTCCAGATCGAGCTTGCCCCGGGGAGCCTTGCAACGATGACCGGCGCGAAAACGGCGGCGATCGCGCGGTGAGGTAATGATGAGCGGTGATAAAACAACAGGGCCGGCTGGGACAGGTCGCGACCTGTCCCTACGTTTCGCAACGTTTCACCGGTTATACAGACATGAAATACAATCGAAAATCAAACAGGTTACGGGACTATGATTACGCAAGCGATGGTTATTATTTCGTCACCATATGCACGAAAAACCATGTCGAATATTTCGGGACGGTAGACCATGGAATCATGATTCTGAACGACTGCGGACGAATAATAGAACATCAGTGGAAGCATATGGAGACAAGGTATGATTATGTAAGCCTGGATGCATGTATCGTTATGCCTGATCATGTTCACGGTATAATTGTTATACGTCATGAGTCAGAATTGAATGCCGGTGAGGAAATGATAAAAGGTGATAAAATATTACACCAAATAGGGACAGGTCGCGACCTGTCCCTGCGGGAACAATGCAATTCCTCACGATTGGTACCACATAAAATAAAAACCTTATCGAACCTGATCGGGGCGTTTAAAACCACTACATCCAAAGAAATACATCTCATCGGTGTCAACCGGTTTGCATGGCAGCGGTCATTGTACGACCACATAATCAGAAATTCCGAATCACTGGATGCCATCCGAACCTATATTACAGAAAATCCTTTGCGACGGACAGGAGGGCTGACATGCTGAATAAACGTAATATACTGTTTTTAAAAGGATTTGTGCTGATAACAGTGTTTGTGGGGGCCCTGTTTATCACCGCTCCGGGAACCGTCTGCGCCGCGGGTAATCCCCCCGATGCGTTCAAGCAGAATGCCCGTCTCGGCAGAGGAGGCAATCTCGGGAATATCCTCTACCGCTTCGATACCTGGGATAAAAAGATGGAACAGGATGAACTCGACCTCATAAAGAAGGCGGGATTCACCAATGTCCGCATCAACATCGGGCCGTTCTCGCATTGCTCGGACAAACCCCCTTATACGATCGAACCGGCATTCTACGAACGTGTGGACTGGACGGTCAATCAGGCGCTTTCACGCGGATTCACCGTAATCATCGACAACCACGAGTACCATGCGATGGGGGACGATCCGATGGGCA
This sequence is a window from bacterium. Protein-coding genes within it:
- a CDS encoding class I SAM-dependent methyltransferase, producing the protein MKRELRTVETGLTDCATGLNDGDVDVALLYDTFHDLEKPAAVLRELHRVLKPGGILSFSDHHMKEPDILAGIAAGGLFALLRRGEKTYTFAKQG
- a CDS encoding DUF4861 domain-containing protein — translated: MRCARMFPVWCVFFLFSTAVVFPQTEGWYTEGDFAPTKRIRVTVTNTLDMNRKDCPVVITRAQSPVASTYEADVFVIDPTLPSQPEPTLDQKKATGSGISLKETNGHHIAYQLDDLDKDGVWDELFFMSDFKPRETKTFFVYIGTNDRGIFAHETHAEIGAYGRHIVPWWESKVMGWKLWYFSDVDLYGKREPMLVSNHENTSNISGYTAGSVYGNDIMTVEDSFGAGGICLFEDTAKPTAVSRPRYSPFRGKGQVQDTRYAFDTVVNGPLRSMIRVHIMNWRSGSGAYELEQLYTAYRDKSYSTCMVRFLKFFPEKNGTTFGCAIRKLMNEERSYHKGGVIMSFAKNVDIFDPDVQREFETRLNVAFIGTALVMKDSYKPEYRYIDDSYGAHAFSLPVNDSSLAYEYLIAAGWSDGSVNKTAQEFETYVLDTAKEYNNPVVVKSLAPETK
- the ybaK gene encoding Cys-tRNA(Pro) deacylase; the protein is MTPAVTAAQKAKIPFTLHEYEHNPAASSFGEEAARALGVSEDRVFKTLIVALDGQKSRLAVAIVPVSKQLDLKVFAAVIGARKAEMADTREAERATGYVVGGISPLGQRKRLPTVVDVSADMFDTVYVSAGKRGLQIELAPGSLATMTGAKTAAIAR
- a CDS encoding GyrI-like domain-containing protein, yielding MKKLLIVPAVLVIIACVLFFFFMPKGPDLSQFDFLKNPRITELQNQKMLVVEATGDPNTAGGKAFGTLFKTYFKIKGIPKGPHMPAPRARWPLSLDTPKSEWTGVYALPVPENTTELPEVKHAPEITVSLATWEYGEVAEILHIGPYTSEEPTVKRLMDFIGQQGYAVTGNHEEEYIKGPGMFFKGNPEKYYTIIRYRVKKQKM